Genomic DNA from Dyella humicola:
CAGGGCGCGGTCGATGAACTCCGAACGGCTCAGCGACTCAGCCAGACGGCCGCCGCCGGCCGAAGCCTGCTGGTGATGGGCCACCGCGGAAGCGGCGTCCAGGGCGATCTTGGAGAACGGTTCACCCTTGGGCTGGGCTTCCAGCTCACGGATGGCGTCCTGGGTCGAACCATTGGCCCAGAAACCGTTGATGACTTTGTCAGCGCGGCCGCGAACCATGGCGTTGCGGATCGCGTTGGCGATGATGAAGTACCAGGAGGCGAACGACATCACCGTCAGCACAACGAAGACGATCCAGCCAAGGAAGTCAAAGTTGTGGATAAGGTGGTCGAAGCCCATCGACTTCATGGCTTCGGCGTTGGTGGTGCCACCCGCGCCCGGGGTCGGAGAAGGAGTTTGTTGGAACATAACGCTACCCTTGGAAAGTCAAGCGTGAACTGATTAACCGTAACCGAAGTTACAGCGTATTGAGATTAAAGTTGATCGGAACACGGACGTAACCTTCCGTCTTTTGCCCGTTCCTGATGTTCGGATTGAAGCGCCACTTGCGTGCCGTTTCAATCGCGGCCTGATCCAGCTCGCGATAACCGCTGGACGATTCCACCTTGATGTCCTTAGGCGTGCCGTCGACATCCACCAGGATCATCAGCGTAACAGTGCCCTCGTGACGCTGGCGAATGGCCTGCGGCGGATACTTGGGCTGGATACGGCTGTTGTAGCTGATGTCCTGACTGGCCGTGATGTCCGCCGGAGGAGCTGGCGGG
This window encodes:
- a CDS encoding MotA/TolQ/ExbB proton channel family protein; translation: MFQQTPSPTPGAGGTTNAEAMKSMGFDHLIHNFDFLGWIVFVVLTVMSFASWYFIIANAIRNAMVRGRADKVINGFWANGSTQDAIRELEAQPKGEPFSKIALDAASAVAHHQQASAGGGRLAESLSRSEFIDRALRQAVARESLRLEGGLTLLATVGSSAPFIGLLGTVWGIYHALISISASGNASMEAVAGPVGEALIMTAFGLFTAIPAVLAYNFFNRSNRLTYAQFDEFAHDLHDFFATGARVEGK